A window of the Streptomyces finlayi genome harbors these coding sequences:
- a CDS encoding glutamate synthase subunit beta has product MADPKGFLTTGREVAETRPVGERLKDWNEVYVPGSLLPIISKQAGRCMDCGIPFCHNGCPLGNLIPEWNDFAYREDWTAASERLHATNNFPEFTGRLCPAPCESACVLGINQPAVTIKNVEVSIIDKAWDSGDVTPQPPERLSGKTVAVIGSGPAGLAAAQQLTRAGHTVVVYERADRIGGLLRYGIPEFKMEKSHINRRIEQMRAEGTKFRTEVEIGKDIDAAKLRRRYDSVVIAAGATVSRDLPVPGRELNGVHFAMEYLPLANKVQEGDLTVSPITAEGKHVVVIGGGDTGADCVGTAHRQGAASVTQLEIMPRPGEERNANQPWPTFPMLYKVTSAHEEGGERVYSVSTTHFEGDEDGNVQALHLVEVEFKGGKLEQKPGTERRIPAQLVTLAMGFTGTDQANGLVQQFGLDLDERGNVARDEDYATNVDGVFVAGDAGRGQSLIVWAIAEGRSAARGVDRFLTGTSALPAPIRPTDRSLTV; this is encoded by the coding sequence ATGGCTGACCCCAAGGGCTTCCTGACCACCGGCCGCGAGGTCGCCGAGACCCGCCCCGTCGGTGAGCGGCTCAAGGACTGGAACGAGGTCTACGTTCCGGGCTCCCTGCTGCCGATCATCAGCAAGCAGGCCGGCCGCTGCATGGACTGCGGCATCCCGTTCTGCCACAACGGCTGTCCCCTCGGAAACCTCATCCCCGAGTGGAACGACTTCGCCTACCGCGAGGACTGGACGGCGGCGTCCGAGCGCCTCCACGCCACGAACAACTTCCCGGAGTTCACGGGCCGTCTGTGCCCGGCCCCGTGCGAGTCGGCGTGTGTGCTCGGCATCAACCAGCCGGCCGTCACCATCAAGAACGTCGAAGTCTCCATCATCGACAAGGCGTGGGACAGCGGCGACGTCACCCCGCAGCCGCCCGAGCGCCTCTCCGGCAAGACCGTGGCCGTCATCGGCTCCGGCCCGGCCGGTCTGGCCGCCGCCCAGCAGCTGACCCGGGCCGGCCACACGGTCGTCGTCTACGAGCGCGCCGACCGCATCGGCGGCCTGCTCCGCTACGGCATCCCCGAGTTCAAGATGGAGAAGTCGCACATCAACCGCCGCATCGAGCAGATGCGCGCGGAAGGCACCAAGTTCCGCACGGAGGTGGAGATCGGCAAGGACATCGACGCTGCCAAGCTCCGCCGCCGCTACGACTCGGTCGTCATCGCAGCCGGCGCCACCGTCTCCCGCGATCTGCCCGTCCCGGGCCGTGAGCTGAACGGCGTGCACTTCGCGATGGAGTACCTGCCGCTCGCCAACAAGGTGCAGGAGGGCGACCTGACGGTCTCCCCGATCACCGCCGAGGGCAAGCACGTCGTCGTCATCGGCGGCGGCGACACCGGCGCCGACTGCGTCGGCACCGCCCACCGCCAGGGCGCGGCCTCCGTCACCCAGCTGGAGATCATGCCGAGGCCGGGCGAGGAGCGGAACGCCAACCAGCCGTGGCCGACCTTCCCGATGCTCTACAAGGTGACCTCCGCGCACGAGGAGGGCGGCGAACGGGTCTACTCCGTCTCGACCACCCACTTCGAGGGCGATGAGGACGGCAACGTCCAGGCACTCCACCTGGTCGAGGTGGAGTTCAAGGGCGGTAAGCTGGAGCAGAAGCCCGGGACCGAGCGGCGGATTCCCGCCCAGCTCGTGACCCTGGCGATGGGCTTCACCGGTACCGACCAGGCCAACGGCCTCGTCCAGCAGTTCGGCCTCGACCTCGACGAGCGGGGTAATGTGGCCCGGGACGAGGACTACGCGACCAACGTCGACGGCGTGTTCGTCGCCGGTGACGCGGGCCGAGGCCAGTCACTGATCGTCTGGGCCATCGCCGAGGGCCGCTCCGCGGCACGCGGCGTGGACCGATTCCTGACCGGGACCAGCGCACTGCCGGCCCCGATCCGCCCGACGGACCGTTCACTCACGGTCTGA
- a CDS encoding rhomboid family intramembrane serine protease codes for MEAAATRCYRHPSYETYVSCTRCDRYICPDCMREAAVGHHCVECVKEGQRSVRRARRVFGGAASMATTPVVTYALMGLNVLAYVAEVAVPSLVDRSAVLGAALVDAQGEHYYYEGAVFPGYELIGIADGEWYRLLTGAFLHLPPDASFGVMHLVFNMLSLWNLGRAVEVQLGRARYLALYLLSAVGGSVLVYAVAPDTVTVGASGAVFGLGAAYHIISRRLGRDMRAVNRLLTGLLLWLVVSAWFTSWQGHLGGLLTGALVTWFLAYAPARFKTTPAQIGGGLILLCLFAVVVASKTATLTGAGGA; via the coding sequence ATGGAGGCCGCCGCCACCAGGTGCTACCGCCACCCGTCGTACGAGACGTATGTGAGCTGCACCCGTTGCGACCGCTACATCTGTCCCGACTGCATGCGGGAGGCCGCGGTCGGCCATCACTGCGTGGAGTGCGTGAAGGAGGGACAGCGCTCCGTCCGACGGGCCCGCAGGGTCTTCGGTGGCGCGGCCTCCATGGCGACGACGCCGGTCGTGACGTACGCCCTGATGGGGCTGAACGTCCTGGCGTACGTCGCCGAGGTGGCTGTTCCCTCGCTGGTGGACCGGTCCGCCGTACTCGGTGCCGCGCTGGTCGACGCGCAGGGTGAGCACTACTACTACGAGGGCGCGGTCTTCCCCGGGTACGAGCTCATCGGGATCGCGGACGGCGAGTGGTACCGGCTGCTGACCGGTGCCTTCCTGCATCTGCCGCCCGACGCCTCGTTCGGTGTGATGCACCTGGTCTTCAACATGCTCTCGCTGTGGAACCTGGGCCGGGCCGTCGAGGTGCAGCTGGGCCGGGCCCGGTATCTGGCGCTCTATCTGCTCTCCGCCGTGGGCGGCTCGGTGCTCGTCTACGCCGTCGCCCCGGACACGGTGACGGTGGGTGCGTCCGGCGCGGTCTTCGGCCTCGGGGCGGCGTACCACATCATCAGCCGGCGGCTCGGCCGGGACATGCGGGCCGTGAACCGTCTGCTGACCGGTCTGCTGCTCTGGCTGGTCGTCTCGGCCTGGTTCACCTCATGGCAGGGGCACCTCGGCGGCCTGCTGACCGGCGCCCTGGTCACCTGGTTCCTCGCCTACGCACCCGCGAGGTTCAAGACCACCCCGGCGCAGATCGGCGGGGGTCTGATCCTGCTGTGCCTGTTCGCGGTGGTCGTGGCCTCGAAGACGGCCACCCTGACAGGGGCAGGTGGCGCCTGA